Proteins encoded together in one Chrysemys picta bellii isolate R12L10 chromosome 22, ASM1138683v2, whole genome shotgun sequence window:
- the ATF1 gene encoding cyclic AMP-dependent transcription factor ATF-1 isoform X3 gives MSVPTPIYQTSTGQYITIAPNGSLQLASSGTDGVQGLQTLTMTNAGGTQSGTTILQYAQTSDGQQILVPSNQVVVQTASGDMQTYQIRTTTTTTSLPQTVVMTSPVTLTSQSTKTDDPQLKREIRLMKNREAARECRRKKKEYVKCLENRVAVLENQNKTLIEELKTLKDLYCHKNV, from the exons ATGTCTGTTCCCACACCTATCTACCAGACCAGCACTGGACAGTACA TTACTATTGCCCCAAACGGATCACTGCAGCTGGCCAGTTCAGGTACAGATGGTGTGCAGGGTCTGCAGACATTAACAATGACAAATGCTGGTGGCACTCAGTCTGGGACAACAATACTGCAGTATGCACAAACATCTGATGGGCAGCAGATACTTGTGCCCAGCAACCAGGTGGTAGTGCAGA CTGCATCGGGAGATATGCAGACATATCAGATCCGCACCACAACAACAACCACTTCCCTCCCACAGACTGTAGTGATGACATCTCCTGTCACCCTTACGTCTCAGTCAACCAAGACAGATGATCCACAGTTGAAACGAGAAATAAGGCTCATGAAGAACAG GGAAGCTGCTCGAGAATGCCGTAGAAAGAAGAAAGAATATGTTAAATGTCTGGAAAATCGAGTTGCGGTCctggaaaatcaaaacaaaactctAATTGAAGAGCTAAAAACTTTGAAAGATCTTTACTGCCATAAAAATGTGTAA